Proteins found in one Leptospira neocaledonica genomic segment:
- a CDS encoding efflux RND transporter periplasmic adaptor subunit, translating to MKINGKILFLGSTLLLFIAILISFLVPKISGTFKDSSVKKPSVKTVEIQVKMVSPSIESSGIVDPEEKVEVYFKVPGRIEKVYVEEGDHASKGKLLASLEKFQLEQEKKRFEANLDSSMAQVRLAEEKYEKARKQVEARYIEVRKHSELVNKYKEEYEKSKKTYEAKETVFKEGGISSEEANSARVEMIARMTAYENGKRDYEIVSIGMRDDDIKTAGFKVPTTDSGKLAILMDLNTKIEKAEVEVARASYRSNESLLNSAKQNLREADLYSPMEGLVIKKYKTRGDVISGSSVQGQAVVLVAKLETIYAVFNVSEKDSVKVKKGLEVDISIDVLPEVKYKGVVSKIQPYIEEKTHTLQVSAKVENKGNKLKPGMFLRTRTYAGEKMPMFEIPRSGFTETGDKQGFVFVIKEKRAYKVAVEVSETRGESILISSGLQEGDQLVVEGVSRLKEGIEVDVLKSEGSEQNQSVGQ from the coding sequence ATGAAAATTAACGGTAAAATACTTTTTCTAGGCTCAACACTTCTATTATTTATCGCTATATTAATATCTTTTTTAGTCCCTAAGATTTCTGGGACTTTCAAAGATTCTAGTGTAAAAAAGCCATCCGTTAAGACGGTTGAAATTCAAGTGAAGATGGTTTCCCCTAGTATAGAATCCAGCGGAATCGTGGATCCGGAGGAGAAAGTCGAAGTATACTTTAAGGTTCCAGGTCGGATCGAAAAAGTATATGTCGAAGAAGGTGATCATGCTTCTAAAGGAAAACTATTGGCGTCTTTAGAAAAATTTCAACTTGAACAAGAGAAGAAAAGGTTCGAAGCAAATTTAGACTCCTCAATGGCCCAGGTAAGGTTAGCCGAAGAAAAGTATGAAAAAGCTCGGAAGCAGGTCGAGGCAAGATATATTGAGGTCCGCAAACATTCCGAACTTGTAAATAAGTACAAAGAAGAATACGAAAAATCCAAAAAGACCTACGAAGCAAAAGAGACCGTCTTTAAAGAGGGCGGGATAAGCAGCGAAGAAGCAAATAGTGCTCGAGTTGAGATGATTGCAAGAATGACTGCTTATGAAAATGGTAAAAGGGATTATGAAATTGTCTCCATTGGAATGAGAGATGATGACATCAAAACTGCAGGATTTAAAGTTCCTACAACGGATTCTGGAAAGTTAGCCATTTTAATGGACTTAAATACTAAGATTGAAAAGGCAGAAGTAGAGGTTGCACGAGCTTCTTATCGTTCGAATGAATCTCTTCTAAATTCTGCAAAACAAAATCTAAGAGAAGCTGATCTTTATTCGCCTATGGAAGGTCTCGTAATAAAAAAATATAAAACCCGTGGCGATGTGATCAGCGGGTCTTCCGTTCAGGGGCAGGCTGTCGTACTAGTTGCGAAATTAGAAACCATATATGCTGTTTTTAACGTTAGTGAAAAAGATTCGGTAAAAGTTAAGAAAGGATTAGAGGTCGATATATCGATCGATGTTCTTCCCGAAGTTAAATATAAGGGAGTGGTCAGTAAAATTCAGCCCTATATTGAAGAAAAAACTCACACGCTTCAAGTGAGCGCGAAAGTAGAAAATAAAGGTAATAAATTAAAGCCAGGTATGTTTCTTAGAACAAGGACATATGCAGGTGAAAAAATGCCAATGTTTGAAATACCTAGATCTGGATTTACTGAGACAGGTGATAAACAAGGTTTTGTTTTCGTTATAAAGGAGAAAAGAGCTTATAAAGTTGCTGTAGAAGTCTCTGAAACTAGGGGAGAATCGATTTTAATTTCGTCAGGCTTACAAGAAGGTGATCAACTCGTTGTTGAAGGAGTAAGTAGACTGAAAGAAGGTATCGAAGTAGATGTTCTTAAATCGGAAGGTTCTGAACAAAATCAATCTGTAGGTCAGTAG